GCGGCCAACGATCCGCCGGTGTTGTTCGAGGCGGGAGACTACATTCGGTTCGTGCCGGCGACAAGCGAGCAGACGCAAGCCATCGCCCGGCAGATTGCGGCTGGTACATGGACGCCAACGGTGCGACACCGTGAGTGAAGAGCGTATGCGGACGATTGAGGTGCTCGAGGGGGGCTTCTTTACGACGGTCCAGGATCTCGGGCGCGACCAGTACCAGCGGTTCGGCGTGGCGGTGTCCGGCGCGATGGACAGCTTCGCGCTTCGCGCGGCTAATCGGCTCGTGGGGAACGCCGACACCGCCGCCGGCCTTGAAGTCACGATGCTCGGTCCAGAGGTGCGGTTTGCTCAAGCGGCCCGCGTGGCGGTGACGGGTGCTGATCTCGGCGCATGCGTGGATGGACGACCGATTCAGACGTGGCGCACGGTTGCCGTTCGCGCGGGATCGGTGCTGTCGTTTTCTGGCCAGCGCGACGGCATGCGGGCCTACCTCGCCGTGGACGGCGGGATCGATGTGCCAGTCGTGCTTGGCAGCCGCTCGACCTCCACCCGGACCGGGCTCGGCGGATTCGACGGGCGGCCGCTGCGTGCGGGAGACACGCTGCCGCTTGGCGAGCAACCGCCTGGGAAAGGCGCTCTCAGGCGTGCGATGCGAACTTCGGCCATTCCATCCTACGGCCACAGCCATCACGTGCGTGTCGTCCTTGGTCCGCAGGATGAGGCGTTTTCCGAGGAGGGACAGTTGACGTTCCTCACGGCCGAATACACGATGACGCCGCAGTCGGACCGCATTGGCTGCCGGTTCGACGGCCCCCGCGTCGCCCATCGCACGAACGCCGACATCGTGTCCGACGGCACAACGCTTGGCATCGTGCAGGTCAGCGGCGACGGCATGCCGATTGTCCTGATGGCGGATCGGGGCACGACCGGCGGTTACACGAAGATTGCGACAGTCATTTCGGCGGACGTCTGGCGGCTCGCACAGGCTGCGCCCGGCGACCGCGTCCGCTTCGGCGCCGTCGATCTCGACCAGGCCTGCGCGCGGTTGCTCGAGATGGAAGCTGTGCTCGATGCGCTGGTGACGCCGGAACGGGCCAGGCCGGCAGGACCGGTTGAGGACGTGTACGACGAGGACGCTGGAAGCGAATTGGCCGCCGACGGGTTCGGCGAACTGGCCGACGCGCTCGAACAGACGGGACTGGGGAGGGATCAATGACGACAGCGGTTGACGCGTCCGGCTGGTTCGGATGGTGGCGGGCCGGCACACCCGAAGGGCGGCGGGCACTGGTTGCGGGCGGCCTGGGCTGGATGCTCGACAGCTTCGACGTGATGCTCTATGCGCTTGTGCTGGCGACCCTCATCAAGGACCTCGGCATCAGCAAGGACACCGCGGGCCTGCTGGGCTCGATCACGCTGGTGGCCTCCGCAGTCGGGGGGCTGGTGTTCGGCATTGTCGCCGATCGATACGGGCGGACACGGTCCCTGATTGCCAGCATCCTCATCTATTCCGTGTTCACCGCCATGTGCGGTTTCTCGCAGACGGTGATGCAGTTGGCCGTCTTCCGCATCTGCCTCGGCCTCGGGATGGGCGGCGAATGGGCGAGCGGCGCCGCGCTGGTGTCGGAAACCTGGCCTGCCGAGTATCGAGGCAAGGCGCTCGGCTTCATGCAAAGCGCGTGGGCGATTGGCTACGCCGCCGCAGCCCTGGTGGTGGCCATCGTGATGCCCATCTGGGGATGGCGAGCCGTGTTCTTCGTCGGTGTGCTGCCCGCCCTGCTCACCATCTGGGTGCAGAAGCGGGTTGCCGAACCGGCCATGTGGAACGAGCGCCGAGGCCGCGCGGCCGCCTCGCGCGCGGGTCTCAGTGACATCTTCAAGGGCGATCTGCTGCGCCTCACGGTGCCGGTCACGCTCATGAACGCCTGCACGATGTTCGCGTGGTGGGGGTTCAATCAATGGATCCCGGCATACCTGTCGCTTCCGGTGGCGGACGGCGGCATCGGCCTCAGCACGCGCGTGATGTCCGGATTCATCATCGCGATGCAGGTCGGGATGTGGTTCGGCTACGTGTCGTTCGGGTTCATCAGCGATGCCATCGGACGCAAGCGTGCATACGTGATCTACGTGCTCATGGCTGCGGTACTGCTGCTCGGCTACTCGGTGACGCGGACGCCGGCGGTGCTCCTCGTGCTCGGCCCGGTCACGGCGTTTTTTGCGACGGGCTATTTCACCGGGTTCGGGGCCGTCACCGCCGAGATCTATCCGACCGAGATTCGCGCAACCGCCCAGGGCTTCACCTATAACATCGGGCGCCTGGGCAGCGCCGTGGCGCCGTACGCGGTCGGGTCCCTTGCTGCGGGCCGTGGATTCGGCGTCGCGTTTTCCGTCGCTGCCGTGGCCTTCGTGCTCGCGGCAGTCGCCTGGATCTGGATCCCGGAGACCAAGGGCCGCGCCCTGGCCTGACTCCGCTTCCTCTGCCGCTGTGACACAATCACAGGATGCGGGTCGTCCTGCTCTCGACGTATGAACTCGGGCGCCAGCCCTTCGGTCTCGCCTCGCCTGCGGCGTGGTTGAGGCAGGCCGGCGCAGAGGTCGTCGTGCAGGATCTGTCGCGCCAGCGACTCGACGAGGACGTCGCGCGTGGCGCGGACGTGGTTGCGTTCTACCTCCCCATGCACACGGCCACGCGACTTGCGCTGCCGGTCATCGATCGCGTCCGAGCACTCAATCCGGGAGCACGACTGTGCGCGTTTGGGCTGTACGCGCCGCCCAATGCGGGGCTGTTGCGCGCGCATGGCATCGACGCGACGTACGGGGCGGAAGTCGAAGCGGACCTGGTCGAGTACGCGCGTGGAAACCACGGGACGGAACGCGTCGAGGGCGCGACAGACGCTACGGCAGGCCCGGCGCCTGACTGTCGCAGCCTGGCGCGACCGATCGCACGGCTCAATTTTCTCGTGCCTGATCGAGCCGGCCTCCCTGGGCCGTCCTGCTATGCGTCGTTGCAGCGCGATGATTCGTCTGTTGTCGCCGGGTACACCGAGGCCAGCCGGGGTTGCAAGTATTTCTGCCGCCACTGCCCGGTGGTGCCGGTGTACCGCGGACAGATTCGCACGGTGCCCACCGGGGTGGTGCTCGCCGACATCCGGAATCAGGTGGCTTCCGGCGCGGCGCACATCACCTTCGGGGACCCCGATTTCTTCAACGGGCCGGCGCACGCTCGGCGTACCGTCACGGCGTTGCACGATGAGTTTCCTCACCTGACCTACGACGTCACGATCAAGATTTCTCATCTGCTGCGGCACCAGTCACTGCTCGGGCTGCTGCGAGACACGGGCTGTCTGTTTGTGACGACGGCGGTCGAGTCGATCGACGACGGGATCCTCGCCACGCTGGACAAAGGGCACACAGCTGCCGACGTCGAGCGCACGGTGTCCCTGTGCCGTCAGCACGCACTGGCACTGGCGCCGACGTTTGTGCCGTTTACGCCGTGGACGTCGCTGGACGGATACATAGAGCTGCTGTCGGCCATACGGCGTCTTGATCTGGTCGAGCACGTGGCGCCGATTCAGCTCGGTATCCGCCTGCTCGTTTCGAACGGATCACGACTCCTCGACCTGCCCGACATCCGCACGCTCGTGGGACCGTTCGATCCCGTGGCGCTCGCGTACCCGTGGGCCCACCGCGACGCCCGCGTCGACGCGCTGCAGAAAGTGATCATCGCAACCGTCGGATGCCATGCCGGGGCTGGCAGAGGCGAGGTGTTCGACCGCGTCTGGCGGCTGGCCTGCGAATTCGCCAACGCGGATCCGGACGCCGGCCGAGCGCCAGTTACGCTGGATGGGGACTATCGACGAACCTCGGTGCCGTACCTCAACGAGCCCTGGTACTGTTGAGCGGAACCCACCGAAGGGCAGGTGGCTCTTCTTTGATGGGTTACGGATGAAACGGGTCTTGCTGCTTGCAACAACGACCGGCTATCAGACACGCTCGTTCGGCGACGCCGCGTCGGCGTTGGGTGTCGAGCTGATATTCGGGCTCGACCGATGCCGTGGGCTCGAGGACCCGTGGGGCGATCACTCGCTGGCGGTTCGGTTCTACGACGACCCCCGCTCGGTCGCGGCCATCGCGTCGGCGTCGCAGGATGGCCCCATCTCTGGCATCCTCGCTCTTGGCGACCAGCCCACGGTGCTGGCCGCCCGCGCGGCGGAACTGTTGCACCTGCCGTTCCATTCGCCTGCCGCCGCGAGAACCAGCCGAAACAAGCTCGACAGCCGCAATGCCCTGATGGCAGCAGGTCTGCGCGTGCCGTGGTTTGCGGCGGCCGACATTGATGACGACCACGATCGACTGGCGTCGCGCGTGCCGTACCCGTCGGTCATCAAGCCGCTCGCGCTCTCGGGCAGCCGGGGTGTGATTCGCGTGGACAACCCGCACGCCTTTTCCACCGCGTTCCGAAGAGTACGTCAGATTCTGCGGGCGCCAGACATCAAGACGATGAAGGATCCGGCGCTTCGGCAGGTGCTGATCGAAGGCTATATCCCTGGGGTGGAGTTCGCTGTTGAAGGCCTGATGCATCATGGGGTGTTTGAGGCGCTTGCGCTCTTCGACAAACCCGATCCGCTGGATGGCCCCTTCTTCGAAGAGACGATCTATGTAACTCCGTCCGCCCACGACGCCGCCATCCAGGAAGCCGTCCTCACGGCGGTCGCCGCGGCTACCGCTGCGATCGGACTGTCGCACGGGCCGGTGCACGCGGAATGCCGTGCGAACGCGGATGGCGTCTTCGTCCTCGAGGTGGCGGCACGCCCGATTGGCGGACTGTGCGCACGGGCGCTGCGATTCGATGTCCCTCGAGCCGGGATCGATCCCGGAACGCGCTCAGGACCCATCGGCTCGCGAGAGACTGGACTGCTTGCTCAGGGCAGGCAGACAGAGGGTCACACGATATCGCTGGAAGAGTTGCTGCTGCGTCACGCGCTTGGTGAAGATGTCCGAGGCTGCCGTCGGGAAGCCTGCGCGTCGGGCGTGATGATGATGCCCATTCCGAACGCCGGCGTGTACCGTGGCGTGAGAGGCGTCGCTGAGGCTCGTGCCGTCGCGCTTGTGGAAGACGTCATCATCACGGCCAAGCCCGGCCAGCGCCTGGTGCCGCTGCCGGAAGGCGCGAGCTACCTGGGCTTCATGTTTGCGACGGCCGGCCTCGGCGAGGACGTCGTGGCCGCGCTGCGAGCGGCGCACGGCAGACTGCACTTTGACATCGATCGCGAGCTGCCGCTGGCGCCAAGCGGATGATCGCGCGCGTGTCCTGAGCGAGCCGTATGTCAGTTCGCGAGTCGAAGGGCTGGTCGACGCTCTATTTCTGCCGCTGGGGCACGTACTCTGGCGGCAGGGCAGAGTTGTCTCCGAAGAAGAACTCCTCCATCTGCCTCGCCACCAGTTCCTGCGCTTCCTTTTGAAACGGCAGCAGCCGGTACTCGTTGAGGATCATCTTCATCCGCTCTTCCCACATCTTCCAGGCTTCGGCCGACACGTTCTCGAAGATGCGCTGGCCAAGCTCACCAGGCCACGGGGCCGCATCCAGGCCAGGCAGTGGCTTCCCCAACTTGACGCATGTGACCGTCCGGCTCATATCTCTCCTCACATTTCCCCGAGCTTCTCCACTTGCACCCGTGCATCGTTGAAGCAAGCGCCCCCGCCGATATCCGACAACGTGTCTGGCGACAGGGCGTTGGCGGTGGACCCGTTCTCCGTGCTCCGGCTCCACAGCCCCTTGGGAAGTGACACGGTGCCGGGCCGGACAATCGGCGAAACGCTGACGAGGCAGCGCACTTCGCCGAGGGCGTTGAACACGCGAATCCTGTCCCCGTCCGCGATCTCCCGGTGCCGCGCATCTTCTGGATGGAGCGAGAGCTCGGCAGGGCGATCGTTCAGCTCACCGAGCGTCGAACTGATCGTCTTCTCGGTCGACGGCGAAATCATCGCGAGCGGAAACGGGTCGGTCACGGGATCGTCCTGATAGGCGTAGAGCCCGAGCGGCGCTTCGCGATCCAGTCGCTCCGGAAACAGGTCGATCCTGGCGTCGGGTGTGCGCGGGAAAACGTCGACAAACTGCACCGGCGCGAAACCGCACGGTGGCACCGGCTGTCCCTGATGCTTCAGCGCGCCGCTGATCGACTCGGGAAGTTCGTCGAGAATCTTCATCATCATCTCGACGTCGGTGACCGGGTCGCCCTCCTGCGACAGACCCAGGCGTTGTTCCAGATCAGCAAAGACCTCGACGTTCGGACGGGCGTCGCCGACCGCATCGATGACAGGCTGCGTCATCTGCAGGTTGATCGGGCCATACGCCCTCGCCAGATCGTAGGCTTCGAGAAACGTGGTGGCTGGCAGCACGACATCCGCGTACATCGCCGAGTCGGTCATCACCTGGTCGAAGACGACCGTCGTCAGATCGTCGCGCAGCAGTCCGCGCCGCACGCGATTCTGGTCGGGCATGGTCGCCAGCGGGTTGCAGTTGTAGACGAACAACACCGTCACCGGCGGTTGAGGACTGTCGGTAAGGACGCGCCCGAGGTGGTTCATGTTGATGACGCGGGTGGACGGCGCATCCGCCCCAATCCAGGTGTTGGTCAGTCCCCACGAGCCCGAATTGCTCATCGAGTAGCCGCCGCCGCGCACGCCGAACTTTCCTGCCACGGCCGGCAACGCGAGAATCGCCATCGCGGCGTTGCCGCCATTCCTGTTCCGCTCGAGGCCCCAGCCGCACCGAATCAGGGCCGGCGACGATTCGGCATACATCGCGGCGAAGCGACGCAGGTCATTGGCCGGCACGCCCGCGACCTCTGCGGCACGCTGCAACGTCCACGGCGCCGCCCGTTCCCTCAGGCGGTCGACCCCGGTGGCGTGTTCATCGAGGAACGCCGTGTCGGCAAGGCCGCCTTCAAACAGGTACCGATGCAGCGCCAGCGCGACCGCGACATCGGTGCCTGGCCGGACCGGCAGGTGCAGATCGGAGAGGCGCGCCAGTTGGGTGTTGCGGGGATCGATCACGACCAGCCCGGCGCCGTTGCGCTGTGCCTCCCGGATGTGGGGAACCAGGTGAATGGCGGACGCAGACGGGTTCGCGCCCCACACGACAATGAGGCGGGCATGAGCGTAGTCCGCGTAGGTCACCGACGGCATCTTGCCGTAGAGCGCCTGGTTGGCCGCGCCCGTGGTCGACGCGCAGACCGTGCGGTCGAGGCGCGAGGCACCAAAGCGCCGGAACAGCCGCATGTCGGTCGTATCCTGCGTCACGAGCCCGTTCGACCCTCCGTAGTAGAACGGCAGGACCGACTCGGCGCCATGCCGATCTCTGGCCTCGATCATCTTCTGCGCGACGTGCTCCAGGGCTTCGTCCCACTCGACCCACCGGAACTGACCAGCACCCTTCGGGCCCGTGCGAATCCCCGGCCGCAGCAGGCGATCCCGGCCGTAGACGCGGCTGGCAAACTGGCGGACTTTGGCGCAGATGAAGCCGTGCGTCACCGGGTGTTCGTGACTGCCGTCGAGCTTGCTGAGCCGGCCATCCTCGATCGTCGCAGTCATGCTGCACGAGTCGGGGCAGTCGAGCGGGCACGCCGTCCTGACGCTATGAGTGTGTCTCGGGCTCATCTAGAGCTGTTGCATCCGTCCGGCCTTGCGATCCCAGTACTCGACGACGGTCGGAACAACCTTGATCATCGACAGTTCGGCGTCGTCGGCACCGCCCGTGAACCACTTGGCAAACGTCGGGTTCCACATCTGCCGGGCTCTGGCCACGTCACGCACCATCACCGCGTTGCCCGATACCGTGACGAACCGATCCTCGGGCGCCGAGACGTAGGTGACGTTGACGTGACTGTTGCCGTCGATCTCCTGGGCGACCGGTGAGGTCGCGCGAGAGAAGAACCACAAAGATCCGTCGAACGCGTCGCCGATCGCCACCATCGGCCGGCTCCGCAGCCCGCCGCCGGCGGTAACAGTCGTAAACATCGCGAACGGAATCTCGTGAATCAGGTCCTTGAAGCGCTGCACGTCGTACTGACCCTGGGTCTGGTCCGGCATCCGATCCCTCCCGTGCTGGTAACGGCCCCGCGAGTCCTCTGGAACCGGCTCGCGTGACCGCTACCGTCAGTCTACCTCGAAGACCGAGGCCGCGACCGCCGCGACGAGCCCGATCGTGAGGACGCGTGTCATGCTCGCCGGCGACGAGGAGGGGGCGTGATGAACCCGTCGGCCGTCAGCCCGACGCCTTCCAGCTGGAGCAGGGCCTGCTTGGTGGACAGTCCACCGCCGTAGCCGACCAGCTGGCCGTCACTGCCGATGACCCGATGGCATGGCACGATGATGGGCAGAGGGTTGCGTCCGTTGGCCAGCCCCACCGCGCGCACGGCGAGCGGGCGGCCGACCCGTCGCGCGATCTGCGCGTACGAGCGGGTGGCTCCGTAGGGTATCTCCGCGAGCGCTCGCCATACCTTGATCTGGAACGGCGTGCCCTTGGCGTTCAGCTTCAGGTCGAACGTGACGCGTTTGCCGCAGAAGTACTCCTTGAGCTGCCGGATGGCGTCACGAAACGGCGCATCCGACCGCTGCCACTGCGATTCGGGCGCCTTGGCCCCCTTCCCGCGCTGGAAGCTGACGTAGCGGAGACCGTGGTCGCGACACCCGGCGAGCATCAGCGTGCCCACCGGGGTGTCGAGATAGGTGTAGTACGTGGTGTGTTCCTGCACCAGCTTGGCCATGTCAGTGCTTCTTGACGGCCGGTGCCTTGCCCTTGGCCGGCGTTTCGGGTTGTTCCACGAGCTTGATCTGGCCCATTTTCTCGGTGGCCTTCAGGTAGTCAAACACGTCGGCGAGGGGCACGGGTTCGAATTCGCCGGAGATGAAGTCGCGAATCTCGATCACGGTCCTCTTCTGGCGAAGAATTGTACCCAGCTCAGACGTCATGTGGCCCGGGATCTTCGCGCGGGCCGCCTGGACAGCTGCGCGATCGGCGGCTGGCACGTTCTGCATCGCCGCGCCGCCTCGACCGCCCTGTGCGGCTGCTCCGGCCGGCGGCGGCACCTGCTCGACCGTCGTCCGCGCGGCGAGCTTCTCAAGGTCGGTCGCCGCCGGTTCGACGGCGGGCACCTTCAACAATTCGGCGCGCAGCTTGAAGAATGCCGTGATTTCGTTCTGGAGCGCCCCGGCGCGCTGATCGACCAGCGCGTCGAATCCCGCGAGCTTCTTTTCCGCACCCGCCGGATTGTCGAAGAGAACCGCCGCCGACCGGACCACGGCCTTTTCCACGTTGGTCTGGTGACGGACCGCCGCACGCGCTTCCTTGAGCGCGTCCGGCAGCGACAGGCCAAACGAGAGATCCGCCAGATAGCTCAACCCCTTGCGCTGCGCTTCACCCATCCGCTCACTGCCGCGCGCAAGCGCCTCGGCCGCCACCTTCATCCCCGCGTTATCGCCGGCTGAGGCCAGCAGGCTCATACAGCCGATCCCCACGACCGCCGCCCGCTTCAACTGCGTCGGATCCAGCTTGTCTGGCGTGTCCTGCGACGAGTGATAGTAGTGATCCGGCCATGTGATGAACATCAGCGACGGGATGCCCTGGCCCAGGTAGACCACGTGGTCGCTCGCGCCGTAGTGCTTGTCGACGATCACGAAGAAGGGATCCCGCGTGCCGCTTTGCGCGACCACCGGGAGCGTAAAGCCGTAGCCGACCGAACGGTAGCGCACCCGCTCCCGGTTGAGGTTGGCGACGTACTCGAGGACACTCGCCCCGACATCGTTCAGGAACGTCGGAAAGCTGTCCGGCGTGCGGTGCATCACCCAGGCGCTGCCGCTCAGCTTGAGCGTCAGGCCTTCCATGTCGAAATTCAGATCCGCAATGAGCGTCTTTCGCACGTCGTCGTGCGCCCGGAGCCAGGCCGTGGTTCCGCTGATTTCCGGCACGAACAGGAAGTGAATCGTGCGCGTCGGTTTCGGCAGCTTGCCTTCGGCCACCAGGCGCATGTAGGCGCGCCCCATCTCGAGAATCAGCGCGCAGCCTGAGCTGTCGTCGTTGGCGCCCTGTTTGAGAACGCCCTCGTAGAGGTGCGCGGAAAGCGCGATCGCCTGATCGGTGGAGCCGTCGCCGGGAATCGTCGCGTGGACCATTTCCATCTCGCCGGGAAACGTCTCGGCCTTGACGACGGAGCGCAGCCTGACCTTCTCGCCGCGCGCCAGGTGGGCGGCGAGATCGCGGCCGACGCGCGGTGAGATGGACCAGCCGAATCCGGGCTTCTTGCCCTGTGGAGCCGACGCCGAGACACTCTGGGACATGAGCTGATCGGGAAGATCGTCGGCGCGCAGGTCGTTGTAGCTGAGCACGCCGATCGCGCCGCGCTCGAAGACCGCCAGGCGCTGGAGTGCGCTGGTGCCCGCCGATCCCAGCACGATCCTGCCGGCTACGTCCTTGCGTGCGTAGTCCTCGGGCCGCCCGCCCGCGCCCACGTCGACCAGTTCGGCCGTCACATCGCCCGAATCGCTGCCCGCCGCCAGCGAGACCGCGGTGTCGTAGATGTCGTACAGCTTGTCCATCTGAGGTTCGACCATCCAGAGTTCACCCTGCGACGGCTGGTAGGCCGTGCCCGGCGCGGGAAACGACTCGATCTCGACGTTGCTGAATCCGTACTCCTTGGCAAATGTCGCCACGACGTCGGACTCGCGAAAATGCCCTACGTACTCGCTCTTAGGACGCACGCGCGGGTAGGGCACCATCTCGATCACGTGGTGCAGCGCGCGCTCTCCCGAGGCTTCGTTGATGATGGCGCGCATCTCGGCTGCCGAGAGCAGCGTGCGATCTTCGCGTTCCTGGGCCACCATGCCGACGGCGGTGGCGATCAACACGAGGGCGAGAATCGTCAGCTTCGATTTCATCCGTGCTCCTGACCTCTGGGGGCGTGTGCCGTGTGCCTGAGATTATCTCCGACTCCGGAAACCGTGTGAACCCTGATCACGCCAGCTTCGGGTGCATGGTGTGCCACTTCGTGGCGCGCTCGTAGGCCAGCGCCACGCGAAGCACCGCGGCTTCGTCGTACAGCCGGCCCGTGATCATCAGCGAGACCGGCATGCCGTCGATGAAGCCCGCCTTCATCGCAAGTGCCGGATGTCCGGTCAGATTCGTCGACGTCAGGCTCGCGCTCCGCGTGGTCGAGACGAACACGTCGTACGTGGACATCAGCGCGTCCATCTGGCGCATCAGCAGTGTGCGCGCCCGCATCGCGCGGATGTACTCGACCGCCGGCACGAATCGGTACGTCCGGAACTGATTGGGCCAGTCGCCGGCCCCCTGGGCTGTCAGTTGATCGATGCCCTTCGACCGGGTCAAGTCGTCGAAGGCGGCGGCCGCTTCGCAGCTGAGAATGAATCGAATGGCCTGCACGGGAAAGTCTGGCAGGGCGATCGGCTCCAGCTTCGCGCCCGCTTGTCGCAGCGCATCGAGCGCGTCGATCATCAACTGCTTCTGCTGCAGGAACGTCTTCTTGCGGTCCTCGGACATCGTGGCCGGGGGTTCGACCTCGAACTCGCTCTGGACGTACCCGATGCGCATCGAGGAGAGCGGGCGCGCGGGCTGCCAGTCGAACGCCGCGTCGACCACGGACTCGTCGCGCCCGTCGGGACCGTGGATGGCGTTGAACACCAGCACGCAGTCCTCCACCGTCCGGCACATCGGACCGATCTTGTCCATCGTCCAGCTGAGCGCCATCGCGCCGTAGCGGCTGGTGCGGCCGTAGGTGGGCCGCAGGCCCGTGACGCCGCACGCCGTGGACGGCGAGATGATCGAGCCCAGGGTCTCGGTGCCGAGCGCGAAGCCGACCAGGCCCGCGGCCGTGGCCGCGGCCGGGCCGGCGGACGACCCCGAGGAACTGCGCTGGATGTTCCACGGCGTGTGCGTCGATCCGCCGAACCATTCGCCACCTTGCGCGAGCGCGCCCATCGACAGCTTGGCCACGAGCACGGCTCCCGCATCGCGCAGCCGCTCGACGACGGTGGCGTCGACGTCAATCACCTGGTTCTCGTACGGCTTGGCGCCCCACGTCGTCCGAATACCCTTGGTCGCGAACAGATCCTTCGCGCCCCACGGAATCCCGTGCAGGGGGCCCTTGTAGCGGCCGGCGCGAATGTCTCTGTCGGCCTGCGCGGCCTGCGCCAGCGCCAGATCCTCGGTGAGCGTGATCACGCACTTCAGCGTCTCGCCGTACTTTTTGAGCCGGCCCAGATACATCTTCGTGAGCGCCGTCGCGCTGACCTGTCGCGATTCGATCAGGCGCGAAAGCGACGTGACCGGCTCGAACGCGAGGTCCTCGAGGGAAGGGCTGACCACAATCTTCGCGGGCCGGGACACCATGGGCTGGGGCCGGGGCTTCGAGCCTGGCTTCGGGCGCTTGCCCGGCAGGTACGGATGAAACGTGAAGGCCGGCTCGGTGCTGAGCGGGATGTCCATCTTCCGCAGCGTCTCGAACGCGTCGAGATTGCGGTTGATCCCGCGCAGGGCCATCTCCTCCTCGGCATCGGTGAACTTGAGGCCCGCCACCTGCTCGGCGCTGCCCAGGGCACTCTTCGGAATGCGCAGCTGCGCATCGGGCTGCGGCGGCTGCTGCGCCAGGGCCGGCGCGGCCAGGCTCGCGGCCACGGCTGCGGGCACGGTCTTCAGAAACGTCCGTCTGGTTCGACTGCGTGGTGAGTCAGATTTCGATGGTCCGGGCTGTCGCCTGTTCTGCTCCATGTCGGGTACACTCCTTGCCA
This is a stretch of genomic DNA from Acidobacteriota bacterium. It encodes these proteins:
- a CDS encoding methylated-DNA--[protein]-cysteine S-methyltransferase, with amino-acid sequence MAKLVQEHTTYYTYLDTPVGTLMLAGCRDHGLRYVSFQRGKGAKAPESQWQRSDAPFRDAIRQLKEYFCGKRVTFDLKLNAKGTPFQIKVWRALAEIPYGATRSYAQIARRVGRPLAVRAVGLANGRNPLPIIVPCHRVIGSDGQLVGYGGGLSTKQALLQLEGVGLTADGFITPPPRRRRA
- a CDS encoding M28 family peptidase, which translates into the protein MKSKLTILALVLIATAVGMVAQEREDRTLLSAAEMRAIINEASGERALHHVIEMVPYPRVRPKSEYVGHFRESDVVATFAKEYGFSNVEIESFPAPGTAYQPSQGELWMVEPQMDKLYDIYDTAVSLAAGSDSGDVTAELVDVGAGGRPEDYARKDVAGRIVLGSAGTSALQRLAVFERGAIGVLSYNDLRADDLPDQLMSQSVSASAPQGKKPGFGWSISPRVGRDLAAHLARGEKVRLRSVVKAETFPGEMEMVHATIPGDGSTDQAIALSAHLYEGVLKQGANDDSSGCALILEMGRAYMRLVAEGKLPKPTRTIHFLFVPEISGTTAWLRAHDDVRKTLIADLNFDMEGLTLKLSGSAWVMHRTPDSFPTFLNDVGASVLEYVANLNRERVRYRSVGYGFTLPVVAQSGTRDPFFVIVDKHYGASDHVVYLGQGIPSLMFITWPDHYYHSSQDTPDKLDPTQLKRAAVVGIGCMSLLASAGDNAGMKVAAEALARGSERMGEAQRKGLSYLADLSFGLSLPDALKEARAAVRHQTNVEKAVVRSAAVLFDNPAGAEKKLAGFDALVDQRAGALQNEITAFFKLRAELLKVPAVEPAATDLEKLAARTTVEQVPPPAGAAAQGGRGGAAMQNVPAADRAAVQAARAKIPGHMTSELGTILRQKRTVIEIRDFISGEFEPVPLADVFDYLKATEKMGQIKLVEQPETPAKGKAPAVKKH
- a CDS encoding amidase, which produces MPAAVAASLAAPALAQQPPQPDAQLRIPKSALGSAEQVAGLKFTDAEEEMALRGINRNLDAFETLRKMDIPLSTEPAFTFHPYLPGKRPKPGSKPRPQPMVSRPAKIVVSPSLEDLAFEPVTSLSRLIESRQVSATALTKMYLGRLKKYGETLKCVITLTEDLALAQAAQADRDIRAGRYKGPLHGIPWGAKDLFATKGIRTTWGAKPYENQVIDVDATVVERLRDAGAVLVAKLSMGALAQGGEWFGGSTHTPWNIQRSSSGSSAGPAAATAAGLVGFALGTETLGSIISPSTACGVTGLRPTYGRTSRYGAMALSWTMDKIGPMCRTVEDCVLVFNAIHGPDGRDESVVDAAFDWQPARPLSSMRIGYVQSEFEVEPPATMSEDRKKTFLQQKQLMIDALDALRQAGAKLEPIALPDFPVQAIRFILSCEAAAAFDDLTRSKGIDQLTAQGAGDWPNQFRTYRFVPAVEYIRAMRARTLLMRQMDALMSTYDVFVSTTRSASLTSTNLTGHPALAMKAGFIDGMPVSLMITGRLYDEAAVLRVALAYERATKWHTMHPKLA